GCAGCCGGCGGCGCATATCGATCAGTGCGTGCGCCGTGATCTGGCCGCCCCTGGCATTCCCCCGCCGGACAACCGGCGTTCCCGAAACGGCCGGCCCGGCGTAGTATCCAGGCCACGCGCAGACCGCGAATTCGGCGGAGAAATGCCTTTTTCGCCACACCTGTCGGCCCCTTGCATCGGTAAACAGATTCAACTACACTGCACGCCCTCTGGGCGGTATATAATTTGCTGTTTCGCCGTCCAACCCGAATATTGAGCAAGGGACACGATGACCACCATCCGCCTGAAAGAAAACGAGCCGGTCGAAGTCGCGCTGCGCCGCTTCCGCCGTGAAATCGAGCGCACCGGCCTGATCAAGGAACTGCGCGCCCGCACCGCCTACGAAAAGCCGACGACCGAGCGCAAGCGCAAGAAGGCTGCCGCCGTATCGCGTACGCGCAAGCGCCTGCGCTCGCAAATGCTGCCGAAGAAGCTCTACTAAGATCGTGCGATTGTTGCGGTAGCACCAGCCGGGTGCTGCCGTTGGCGGCGTGAAGTCAATCGACCTCCGTTCCGCCGAGCCCGGCCCCGTGTCGTTTCCGCGCCCTCCATGGCGCGCCCCGACACACCATCAACGGCCACGGCTCACACCCTCCCGATACAGAAGCTAGCAACACGGCGGTCAATGGCCTTCCAGCCATTCTCCGCGGCTTCGGTGCGCCCGCGCGGCGCTGCTTTCGTTGCAAACGACATCCGCCAGCGGTGATAGACCGGCTGGCTGTTGGCGTTTGTTGCGCGCGATGTGCGTCACTGCGCATTGTCCGCGCAGCCGCAAACCCATTCCGCCGCAGCGCAACCCCGCACGCGCCGATATAGGCACTGAACGCCACCACAGATGGGGATCGCGCCGCGGTGTCAGCGCAGCCATCGCCAGCACCCGGCACCACCCGCACGCGTTGATGCGAATTTTGCTCCGTGCCGCCCGCTCTTTACGACTTTTTGACAGGCAAAAACGTACGCTGAAGACGTGAACAACCCTGGGCGCCAAGCGCGCGACGGCGATGAACCTGATCAATCATTGGATACTGGGAGCGGGAGTCGTGCTGGCGATCATCGCGCTGTTTGTCATCGAATACAGCGGCGAAGCACGGGCCGCGCACCGCAACCGCGAAGCCGAAGAACGGGCCGGGCGACGTCTCGAAGAAACACGGGCCTCGTAAGCGCGCGCCCATGCCACGCACACTGCCCGCCGCACCGCTGCCGTGTCGGCACGCCATTGGCCGGTGCCGCACGGCAGGTAGTCCGCCATGCCATCCGAACCTCCACGCTATTGGTTCCCCGCAAAACGTTACGGATGGGGATGGGGCCTGCCCACCTGCTGGCAGGGATGGGCCGTCTTCGCCGCCTATTTTGCACTGCTCGGCGCGGGCATCCTGCTGCTGCATCCAGGCCGGTCGCCGGCGGCCTTCCTTGCTTTCGCCCTCTTCATCAGTGCGGCGCTGACCGCCGTGTGCTGGTGGAAAGGCGAACCGCCACGGTGGCGCTGGGGCGACGAATGAACGCCCGCTATGCAGCCGCGCGAATCGTGTAGAGGTGCACCTCCGACGGCGCGAACAGCCGGACCGGCACATCGCTCATGCCGATGCCGCGGCTCGTGACCAGCCGCGCGCCTTCGGGAAGCATGAAGTGGCCATTGGCGAAACGCCGCTCCCCCGAGCCGGAAGGCAACACGATCGGGCACCCCCAGGGCAAGGCGATCTGGCCACCGTGCGTGTGCCCGCAAAACGCCAGATCGAAAGGGAAAGTGTGCACATGCTTCAGACCTAACGGCGAATGCATGAGCAAAATCCGGCGCGGCCCCGCATCCTTGAACGTCATGGCCGGGTCTGGCTGGCCCACGCCCGGCTCATCCAGCCCGCACAGAAACAGTTCGTCGAATGGCGCAGGCAAGCGGACCGACTCGTTCACCAGCATGCGCACACCCGCCAACTCAAGCTCGGTGCGCACGAAGGCGTCGTCCACCCACAGGTCGTGATTGCCGTAGACACCGAACATGCCGCCCGAAACGCGCAGTTCGCGGAGCCGGACCGCCAACGAGGTGACATGCCGGTGATGCAGCGAGACGAAGTCCCCGCCCAGCAGCAAGACATGCGGCGTGAACGCATCGATCTCCCGCACGACCGCATCGAGCAGACGCGGATCGGTCAGCGGCCCGGCGTGAAAATCCGAGGCGAAGGCAACCCTGAGCGGCTCAGCGAGTGGATCGCTCAGCAGCAGATGCACCTCTCGGCGATCGATTCGCAAGCGGCCTTGCAAACCCAATGCGTAGGCGCCGCGCGCAGCCCAGCCGTTGGCGTAGAAAAGCGCCTCGGCGGCTTCGCCGGCTTTGCGCCACCAGGTGTAATAGTTGCCCCGGCCCATGGTCGAAACACCCAGCTCAGACGTGACAGAGCGGAAATGACGCAAGCGTACCGCCGACAGCCAGCTCGCACACACGGGACCCGCTGCGACCCGCTGCAAACGCCATTCACGATCGCAGATACGGGCCCGCGCGCCGCTCCAGCAACGCGACCAGCTCGGGCTGCATGAACGCGTAGTCGTCGGGGATGTCCAGGCAGACGACCCGCTTGCCGCGCAGCCACGGGCCAAACCGCTGAGACAGGCGCCGGCGGTGGGCGCGCTCCATGACGAAGATCACTTCGGCCCATTCGAGCTGATCGGCCGTCAATGGAACGTCGGCATCGGGTGCCAGCCCCGCCGAATCGGTGTCGACGTCAGGCCACTGCGCGAACACGCATTCCGCCGTGGGACTGCGCAGCCGGTTGCGGCTGCAGATGAACAAAGCGCGCATCGCTACTTCAGACGCTACGTGAGGGCGCCCGCCTGCCCAACGGACGCTCGGGCATCGGGCACACGCGGAAGCGACTACCGGACCAGCAATTCATACTCGATGTCCCGAATCGGGGCTCCACCAGCGGTGTTTCAACGGTTGTACCCGCCTGCGAACCTCAAGGATCCGCCTCAGGTACACATGCGGCAGCGGCATCAACGTGCTGACGCTATCTCGACGGAACCGGTGGCCGTATCCATGGCACCCGCTTGCGAGCATCAGAGATGAAGTCATCGCGGCCGAGCGATCGGTGCGCCTATTTGCGATCGCCTCCCCGCTTCCAAGGCCGAAGTCGTGGCCACCATGCGGGAACCGCATCCCGGTAGGCCTCGTACTGCGCACCGAACTTCCTGCGGAGTGCGGGCTCCTCGTACGTCCGCACAAAGAGGGCCATTGTCGCCCATACCGCTGCGGCGTACAGCAGGAGCGCCGGCTGCCAAAGCAGCAGCGCTTGGCCCACGATGGTTGCTTCGACGGCGAGGTACATCGGGTTCCGGACATACTGGTACAGCCCGCCGACCACGAGACGCTCCGGCGGAGCGACCGGCGCCGGCGTTCCTGCACCTTCAGTGACAAAGCGCGTGAATGCGGCAATGAGCGCAACCGTGCCGCCGAAGAGCAGAACCACGCCTAGGCCGCGAACCACCACGAACTCCGGAAGCGGCCTCAGCACCCGCCAGTGTGTGAGCCACCACGGAACCAGCCCGGCGACGACACCGGGCGCTATCGCAAAGAACACTAGGCTGACAGCGGCGGCCACGCTCCTGCGCATCCTTGCCTCCGTTCCTTCGTTGCCCTGACTCTCGGCCTCGGACCGGCAAAGGCTGGGATCGCATCAGCCGTACGGCCGGGACGTCAATGCGCTCGCATATCGCTTGACGGCTCGCACTGCGCAGCGAATAACGGCAATCTCGGCGACGGTTTGCCTTCGCGCTTCTAGCAGATGCCTGGGACCGCAGTGATAGTCGGCCTTCATACACGATCAGCAAACACAGCGGAAGCCATGACGGTCACTACGCCAGTGGAAGTGCTTACCCCAACAGGGCAACCCGTATCGAAACAATGAATCGGGTGATCGCCATAGGAAACACGGGAGCCAGAACTACCGATACACTGAAGTGAATGCGCGTACTCGTCCCGAGAAACATGCTGTATGACTGGCACCCCTCGCACATACCAAATTTCCCCTGAACAGAAGGGCAGGATCATCGGCGCCTTGTTGCTATTGCCCGCCTTCCTGCACGCCGTGTTCGCTCGATGCCAGATCAGGAATACCTGGTCCGTCATTCAAGGGCTGTTTGTTGCTGGCTTCCTGATCGCTGCGATGCTATTGGTGCAGGCCATCGTCAAGCGTCCACGGGGATTGCCTCCATTGCCTGCATGGAACGCAGTACTCGCCCTCGTCATGCTGCCGTCGCTCGCCGGCGCCCTTGCGGCGGTCGATGGCATCGCCTTCGCGCGTGCAGCAGTATTCTTCACTGCAGAAAAGCACACCCGTACAGTAGCCACCGTCGAGGAGAGCGGTTCAATGCGGGGGTGCAGTGCACACATCGAATTCTTCGATCCAACCATTGAAGCATCCGTCACTGCTTGCGCATCGGACTACGGTTTTGCGGCACGGGCCGGCGAGCGCATCATCGTAGAAAAGTTGACCGGCCCGATCGGCATGCGTCTTCTCGCGGTTGGCCCACTGCGCAGCGAAGGCTCCAGCCAGTAGATGATGCGCGTTGCTTTATCGCATCTCTGGCTCTGCAGTTCCGCACGTGGGCGGATCATGAGCCACCGGAGACGCCAGGATGGACCCCTTCGAGCCGCTGTCGGAACACGCGTATCCGCAACGGTGTGAGGCGGCAGAGCTTGGGCGTCGGATAGCTTGCGCCCCGTCAAGCTTTGGAGTTCGTCAGCCGCACCCCCGGGTGATCCGAAGAGACACAGTACAAGGCTGTGTCAGACGACCCATTATTTCCCAATACAAAACCGACTAAAAATCACCCCCAACAAATCATCACTGGAAAACGCCCCCGTGATGCTGTTCAACGCTTCCTGCGCCAGCCGCAGTTCCTCGGCAAACAGATCGAGCGATTGGGCCCGCTGATCCGCATGGTCGGCGGCGATGGCCAGGTGGTCCTTGGCCGTGCGCAGTGCCGACAGGTGCCGCTCGCGCGCGAGGTACAACCCTTCGCCGCCCCCCTGCCAGCCGGCGATCTCCAGCAGCGCCGCACGCAGCAATTCGATGCCGCTGCCGTCGCGGGCCGACAGCCAGACCTCGGGGGGCTGTGCATCGACGCGCGCAGCAGTGGCCGCGCCGCTCAGGTCGATCTTGTTGATGACGCGCAGCGTGGGCACGCCCGCCGGCACGTGCCCAGCGATGCGGGTGTCGATGGCGGCGTCTTCGGCGGAAAGACCGTGGGCGCGGTAGTCGGCGGCGTCCAGCAGATGGAGGACGACGTCCGCGCGGGCGATGGCGGCCCAGGTGCGCTCGATGCCGATGCGCTCGACCTCGTCTTCGGTGTCGCGCAGGCCAGCGGTGTCGACGATGTTGAGGGGGATGCCTTCGATCTGGATAGTCTGCTGCACCTTGTCGCGCGTGGTGCCGGCGATGGGCGTGACGATGGCGAGCTCGGCGCCGGCCAGTGCGTTGAGCAGCGACGACTTGCCGACGTTGGGCTGCCCGGCCAGCACCACGTGCAGCCCCTCGCGCAGCAGCGCCCCCTGGCGCGCCTGCGCCAGCACGCCATCCAGCCGGGCGCGGATGTCGGCAAGCTGGCCGCGCGCGTCGGCGGCTTCGAGGAAGTCGATTTCCTCTTCGGGAAAATCCAGCGTCGCCTCCACCAGCATACGGAGGTGGATCACGCGCTCGACCAGCGCATGCACTGCCTGCGAGAACGCCCCGTCGAGCGAGCGAGCGGCCGAGCGCGCGGCAGCCTCGGTGCTGGCCTCGATCAGATCGGCGACGGCCTCGGCCTGGGCCAGGTCCATCTTGTCGTTGAGGAAGGCGCGGCGCGTGAACTCGCCGGGCTCGGCCACCCGCACGCCGATCTCGCGGCCGGCCTGCAGGCAGCGCGACAGCAGCAACTGCATCACCACCGGACCACCGTGGCCCTGCAGCTCGAGCACGTCTTCGCCGGTGTAGGAGTGCGGCGCCGGAAACCACAGCGCGATGCCCCGATCGATGGCATGGCCGTCGACGTCGAGGAAGGGCAGGTAGGCCGCCTGGCGCGGCTGCAGGAGGCGTCCGCAGACGGCCTGCATCACCGCGCGCACATCCGGGCCGGACACCCGCACGACGCCGATGCCGCCGCGACCGGGCGCAGTGGCAATCGCAGCGATGGGCACGGTACGGATCGGCGTGGGAGCCGCGTCGGGAGCAATCGGCGAAGTCATGGCGTGGAAAGAAACAGTCATGGGCGGTATTGTGCGGCAGCCGCGCGCGCAAGTGTCAGCCTCTGCCGTCCGGCGGCAGCCCGGATGATCGACCTCGCGCCGGCATGAAAAAAGGGCACCCTCGGGTGCCCTTTCCACTGGAGCCCGCGCGCCTTACTTGGCGGCCGCGGCCTTCTTGTTGGTGCCCAGCATGCGGTTGATCGACCACTGCTGCGCGATCGACAGGCAGTTGTTGACCACCCAGTACAGCACCAGGCCAGCCGGGAAGAAGAAGAACATGACCGAGAACGCCAACGGCATGAACATCATCATCTTGGCCTGCACGGGGTCCGGCGGGGTCGGGTTCAGCTTGGTCTGCACGAACATCGACACGGCCATCAGGATCGGCAGGATGTAGAACGGGTCCGGCGAAGCCAGGTCATGCACCCAGCCCAGCCACGGCGCACCACGCATCTCGACCGACGACAGCAGCGCCCAGTACAGCGCCATGAACACCGGAATCTGGATCAGGATCGGCAGGCAGCCGCCGAGCGGATTGACCTTCTCGGTGCGGTACAGCGTCATCATCTCCTGGTTCATCTTCTGCGGATCGCCCTTGTGGCGCTCGCGGATGGCCGTCATGCGCGGCTGCAGGTCCTTCATCTTGGCCATCGAGCGGTAGCTCGTGGCCGACAGCGGGAAGAACACCAGCTTGATCAGCACCGTCAGCGCGACGATCGACCAGCCCCAGTTGCCCAGCAGCGCGTGAATCTTCTCGAGCAGCCAGAACAGCGGCTTGGCGATCACGGTCAGCCAGCCATAGTCCTTCACCAGATCCAGGCCCGGCGTGATGCCTTCGAGCATGCGCGCTTCCTGCGGGCCGGCGAACAGGCGGGCCGTGGCCGAGAGGCTCGCGCCCGGCGCCACCGTGCCCAGCGGCTCCTGGATGCCGATGCGGTAGAAGTTGGTGTCGACGCGGTCGACGTAATACTCGCGCTTGACGCTGGCCGCCGGAATCCACGCGGAGGCGAAGTAATGCTGCACCATCGCCACCCAGCCGCTGTCGGTCGCGCCCGGCACTTGTGCCTTGCCCTTGTCGATATCGGCGAAGGTGATCTTGTGATAGTGGTCGGTGTCGGTATAGACGGCCGGGCCGGTGAAGGTACTGTAGAAGCGCGATTGCTCCACGGCGCCGCCGTCGCGGGCCA
The sequence above is drawn from the Ralstonia solanacearum K60 genome and encodes:
- the rpsU gene encoding 30S ribosomal protein S21 is translated as MTTIRLKENEPVEVALRRFRREIERTGLIKELRARTAYEKPTTERKRKKAAAVSRTRKRLRSQMLPKKLY
- a CDS encoding metallophosphoesterase, producing the protein MGRGNYYTWWRKAGEAAEALFYANGWAARGAYALGLQGRLRIDRREVHLLLSDPLAEPLRVAFASDFHAGPLTDPRLLDAVVREIDAFTPHVLLLGGDFVSLHHRHVTSLAVRLRELRVSGGMFGVYGNHDLWVDDAFVRTELELAGVRMLVNESVRLPAPFDELFLCGLDEPGVGQPDPAMTFKDAGPRRILLMHSPLGLKHVHTFPFDLAFCGHTHGGQIALPWGCPIVLPSGSGERRFANGHFMLPEGARLVTSRGIGMSDVPVRLFAPSEVHLYTIRAAA
- a CDS encoding low molecular weight protein tyrosine phosphatase family protein, whose amino-acid sequence is MRALFICSRNRLRSPTAECVFAQWPDVDTDSAGLAPDADVPLTADQLEWAEVIFVMERAHRRRLSQRFGPWLRGKRVVCLDIPDDYAFMQPELVALLERRAGPYLRS
- a CDS encoding methyltransferase family protein, with amino-acid sequence MAAAVSLVFFAIAPGVVAGLVPWWLTHWRVLRPLPEFVVVRGLGVVLLFGGTVALIAAFTRFVTEGAGTPAPVAPPERLVVGGLYQYVRNPMYLAVEATIVGQALLLWQPALLLYAAAVWATMALFVRTYEEPALRRKFGAQYEAYRDAVPAWWPRLRPWKRGGDRK
- the mnmE gene encoding tRNA uridine-5-carboxymethylaminomethyl(34) synthesis GTPase MnmE: MTSPIAPDAAPTPIRTVPIAAIATAPGRGGIGVVRVSGPDVRAVMQAVCGRLLQPRQAAYLPFLDVDGHAIDRGIALWFPAPHSYTGEDVLELQGHGGPVVMQLLLSRCLQAGREIGVRVAEPGEFTRRAFLNDKMDLAQAEAVADLIEASTEAAARSAARSLDGAFSQAVHALVERVIHLRMLVEATLDFPEEEIDFLEAADARGQLADIRARLDGVLAQARQGALLREGLHVVLAGQPNVGKSSLLNALAGAELAIVTPIAGTTRDKVQQTIQIEGIPLNIVDTAGLRDTEDEVERIGIERTWAAIARADVVLHLLDAADYRAHGLSAEDAAIDTRIAGHVPAGVPTLRVINKIDLSGAATAARVDAQPPEVWLSARDGSGIELLRAALLEIAGWQGGGEGLYLARERHLSALRTAKDHLAIAADHADQRAQSLDLFAEELRLAQEALNSITGAFSSDDLLGVIFSRFCIGK
- the yidC gene encoding membrane protein insertase YidC, which produces MDIKRTILWVIFSLSVVLLFDNWQRANGHQSMFFPTPQTATTTAAAPGGTPAGDVPKSAATPAAAGSQAAPATGAASQALASEKIVVTTDVIRATVDTAGASLTKLELLTQKDHDGNPMVLFDRSLERTYLARSGLIGGDFPNHTTVFAASTGPRDLGTGGEVSLTLTADKGGAKLAKTYVFKRGSYVIDTRFDVTNDGTAPINPTLYMELARDGGAVEQSRFYSTFTGPAVYTDTDHYHKITFADIDKGKAQVPGATDSGWVAMVQHYFASAWIPAASVKREYYVDRVDTNFYRIGIQEPLGTVAPGASLSATARLFAGPQEARMLEGITPGLDLVKDYGWLTVIAKPLFWLLEKIHALLGNWGWSIVALTVLIKLVFFPLSATSYRSMAKMKDLQPRMTAIRERHKGDPQKMNQEMMTLYRTEKVNPLGGCLPILIQIPVFMALYWALLSSVEMRGAPWLGWVHDLASPDPFYILPILMAVSMFVQTKLNPTPPDPVQAKMMMFMPLAFSVMFFFFPAGLVLYWVVNNCLSIAQQWSINRMLGTNKKAAAAK